The region ATGAAAGATGAGCCGGGCATCGTCGGTGACGATCAGGTAATCATTCGCGTAGGCTGCGAGTGCCATATCCGTAAGTCCCAGGAATGGGAAGCTCGCATCTTTTCCAAGTTCAAAGCTGTCAACCTGGAGTTCTGTAAAGGTGTCGAGAGAGTCAATCAAACCACGAAGGCATTCAACCTCTTGTGCTCGGGCCAAGTAGCCGATCCAGTTGCTCACTTCGGCCAATACATATGGCGTGGTAACTTTCTGCCTGAAGAGCGAAATGAGATTGCCGAGGAGTTGATAGTCCTCTATTGAATAAGTGGCGACTCGATCGAAGCTCTCGCGGCTCAAGATATCGGGATCGTATTTGCCAATCGCGTAAAGGAGGAGAAGATTGGTGTCGATCAAGACTCCACGCCCCGCGAAACGCTCGATCAGCGTGGTCGTGTAGGAACTCACGCCTTCCAAACTCGCAAGGCTAATGCTTCGCCAGAGTCGCGTTCGATTTCAACCTGTTTGAAGGTCCTTGAGGGACCGCCCATGATAGTCAAAAGTGTTGGATTGTCGGCACCCTCCGTGAAGGAGACCACTACATTCCAGACCGGTCCTTTAGCCGCCACCTCTTCCAGACGTATGTTCCTCGATTCCGGGAACAAATCTTTGACAAAGTCAGCCGCCGACGCAACAGCCTGTTTCATGCTAGCCATGGCAACATTCTATTCCGGAATGAGTGAAGTGATGCAAGGTGGCGGTGGGGTATGCTGCTTTCATCATGAAAATTCTTGCGGGCGTTTTGGCGTTGGCGGCGGTGTCGGCTTTGGGGCAGGGGAAATCCGATGAGCCGGTGATGGTGCTGAAGGCGGCACGGATGCTGGATGTGCGGGCGGGGCGGGTAGTCTCGCCCGGGATGGTGGTCGTGCAGGGGGAGCGGATCACGGCTATTGGTGGCGCCGCTCCGGCTGGAGCGAAGGTGATCGACCTTGGCGATGTGACGTTGATGCCGGGTCTGATCGATGCGCATGTGCACCTGTTTCTGCATGTGGGTGCGGAGGATCTGCAGACGGTGGAGGAGAGTGTGCCGGAGCGGGTGCTCATC is a window of Granulicella tundricola MP5ACTX9 DNA encoding:
- a CDS encoding PIN domain-containing protein, which gives rise to MEGVSSYTTTLIERFAGRGVLIDTNLLLLYAIGKYDPDILSRESFDRVATYSIEDYQLLGNLISLFRQKVTTPYVLAEVSNWIGYLARAQEVECLRGLIDSLDTFTELQVDSFELGKDASFPFLGLTDMALAAYANDYLIVTDDARLIFHLNELGREALNINHLRQEIWLMN